The DNA sequence CTCTACGGCGCCCTTTCCCTCCGTCAGCCCGCCGGGGGGCCGAGGGTGAACGTGGACACCATCCTTCTCGCAGCCTATGTCCGGAATACTTTCCCCCGTTCGGGGGGCAGGGTCATGGAGCTCGGGTGCGCCTCCGGCGCCGTGTCGCTGATCCTCGCCCTGCGGTTCCCCTCTGTGACCGTCACCGGACTCGAGATCCAGGAGGATCTGGCGGCCCTCGCGGAGGAGAACGCCCTTTCCAACGGGCTCTCGGGGAGAGTGTCCGTCGTCCGGGGCGACCTCAGGAATTCAGGGACCCTCTTTCCCGCCCAGTCCTTCGACTGCGTGGCCATGAACCCTCCCTACGGGGAACCCGGCCGCGGAAGGCCCAGCGCCTCCAGTTCGGACCGGCCTGCCCGTCAGGGTATCTGGTGCTCTCTTTCCGACCTGGCGGGGGCGGGAAGGCATCTTCTGAAGCACCGGGGAAGGATGTACGTTGTCTTCCGGGCGGGCAGGAGCGCCGAACTCATTTCCTCCCTTTCGGAGCAGGGTGTGGAGCCCAAGCGGGTCCGCTTTGTCCACCCCCTGCCGGGAAGGAAAGCCTCGGTGGTCCTCGTGGAAGCCCTCCGGGGCGGAAAACCGGGCATGACCGTGGAGCCTCCTCTTTTCATCGCGGACGGCAGCGGGAAGTACACGGAAGAGCTTTTGTCCGCCTATACGAAGGAGGGACTGCCATGCCGCTCGCAGTGATCCCCACCCCTGTGGGAAACCTGGAAGACATGACGCCGAGGGCTGTCCGGATGCTGAAGGAAGCCGACGTGATCGCCTGCGAGGATACCCGGACCTCCCTGCCCCTGCTCCGGCATTTCGGCATTTCGGCCCGCCTCGTCTCCTACCACGCCCACAACGAAAAGGGCAGGACGGAGCACCTTTTCTCCCTGTTGGCGGAGGGGAAAAATGTCGCCCTCATCTCCGACGCGGGAACGCCCGGCATTTCCGACCCGGGCTGGGAAATCGTTCGGAGATGCATTGATGAGGAAGTGGACGTGACGGTCCTGCCCGGGCCCACGGCCTTCGTCCCCGCCCTCGTGCTCTCCGGACTGCAGCCCCACCCCTTCCTGTTCCACGGCTTTCTTCCCGACAAACAGGGGGAGAGGGAGAAGGTCCTCCTGGATCTGGCTCCCCTGCAGTGCACTCTTGTCTTCTACGTGTCGCCCCACAAGGCGGAGAAGCATCTCCGCCACGCCGCGGACGTGCTCGGAAACAGGAGTGCCGCCCTCGTCCGGGAGATCAGCAAGGTGTACGAGGAGGCCCGGAGGGGTACCCTGGCGGAACTTGCGGATTCCGTGGCGGAGGGAGTCCGGGGCGAGATCGTCTTGGTGGTGGAAGGGGCCTCCCCGCCGGAACCCGACGGTGACCGGTGGAGGGAAGCGGCCCTGGCCATGCTGTCGGAAGGCCTTTCCTCCCGGGAGGTTGTCAAAATCGTCTCGAAGGAGTATGGTTTATCGAAAAATGACGTCAAATCGTTCCTTTTCGCTGAAAAAGCGGAGGACTGAATTCGAGGAAACGCAGGAGGGAACTGCCATGCCGGAGAACCTGAACCAGGAGAACAAAACCTTTTATCTCACCACCCCGATTTACTACGTGAACGACATTCCTCACATCGGCCACGCCTACACCACCATCGCCGCCGACGTGATGTGCCGGTACAAGCGCATGAAGGGCTATGACGTCATGTTCCTCACCGGGACGGACGAGCACGGGCAGAAGATCCAGCAGAGCGCCGCCGCCAAGGGGCTGACCCCCATCGAGCTCGCCGACCGTACCGTGCTGAACTTCAGGGAGCTCTGGCACGCTCTCGGCATCTCCAACGACGACTTCATCCGCACCACCGAGGAGCGACACCACAGGACCGTGCAGGCCATCTTCAAAAAGCTTCTCGACCAGGGGGACATCTACAAGGGAACCTACGAGGGCTGGTACTGCGTCCCCTGCGAGACCTACGTGCCTGAGAGCAGCATGGGCGAGGACAAGACATGCCCGGACTGCAGGCGTCCCCTCCAGATGATGGAGGAGGAGAGCTACTTTTTCCGGGCGTCGAAGTACGTGCCCCGGCTCCTCGAGTACTACGAGAAGAATCTCCGCGGGGTCATGCCCAGGAGCCGATACAACGAGATCGTGAGCTTCCTGAAAAGCGGCGTCCGGGACCAGTCCATCTCCAGGACCACGCTGAAATGGGGCATCCCTGTTCCAGGCGACGATGCCCACGTGGTGTACGTGTGGTTCGACGCCCTCATCAACTATGTGACCGCCTGCGGCTACCTGGACGACCCGGAGAAGTTCGCCAGATTCTGGCCCTCGGCCCACCACCTCGTGGGAAAGGACATCATCCGCTTCCACTGCGTCGTCTGGCCCATCATGCTCCTCGCCCTGGGCGTGAACCCTCCCGTGACGGTCTTCGCCCACGGCTGGTGGACCGTGGAGGGGGAGAAGATGTCCAAGTCCAGGGGCAACGTGGTGGATCCCTTCGAGATGGTGGAGCGGTACGGACGGGATCCCTTCCGCTATTTCCTCCTGCGGGAAGTGCCCTTCGGCCTTGACGGCGACTTCTCGGAAGCTGCCCTGGTGGGGAGGATCAACTCCGACCTCGCCAACGATCTGGGCAACCTTCTCAACCGGACCCTCCAGATGGTGGACAACTTCTGCGGCGGCGTCCTTCCGGTCTCGGGCGCCGCAGGGCAGCTTGAGCAGGAGATTGCGGAGCTTGCCGCCAAAACCGTGCGGGACGTGGACGAAAAGATCTCCGATTTCGCCTTCGACGAGGCCCTGAAGGCCATCTGGGCTCTCATCGGCAGGGGCAACAAGTACATCGACGAGACCATGCCCTGGAAGCTCGCCAAGGAGGGGAAGGAAGAGGACCTGCACCGGGTGCTCAACACCCTGTACGACGTCCTCAGGCTCGGCTCCCTCCTCGTGGCCCCCTTCGTTCCCGACACGGCGGCCCGCCTGTGGGAACAGCTCGGCCTGGAGGGAGACCCCGGAAAGTGTGCCATCGACGGCTTTGCCTGGGGCGAGAGGACCCCGGGGCTGAAGGTGAACAAGGGCAAGGTGCTCTTTCCACGGATCGACATGAACGAATGGAAGAAGGACAAGGAGGCCAGGGATGGGCGGAAGGCCGCTCCCGCCGCGGCCGCCCCCGCGCCGGAGATCCCCCTGGAGCACGAGGAAGCGGTGGAGATCGACGCCTTCCGGGCCGTGGAACTCCGGGTGGCCCAGATCGTCAGTGTGGAGGAGATTCCCAAGTCGAAGAAGCTCTACAAGCTTTCCATCGACCTCGGGTATGAGAAGCGGACCATCGTCTCCGGCATAAAGGAATTCTTCACCCCGGAAGAGCTTCTGGGCAAGCGCATCGTGATCGTGGCCAACCTGAAGCCGGCGAAGCTCTGCGGCGTGGAGAGCAACGGCATGCTCCTGGCAGCCGGAGACGGGAAGAAGACCACCCTCTCCCTCCTGACCCCCGACAGGGACATCCCCCTGGGCTGCAGGGTCAGCTGAACGCCCCAGCCCCGGACGGAATTCCCGGGAGCCTCCGGCGGAGCTGCCGGAGACTCCCGGTTTTTATTGAAGAGAAAAAGAGGAAACGATCATGGAAAACCACGACAGAAACACGGCCCGCCCCGTCCTGGCGGACACCCACTGCCACGTCATCGAGGGGCGGGACGGTTACGGAGACGCGAACGCCGTCTTCAAAAGAGCTTCGGACGCCGGGGTCGCCCGGATGCTCCTCGCGGGAAGCACCGTCCCCACGAGCGCCCTGGCGGTGGCCACGGCCGAAAAATACGCGCTCCTCGGGGTATTTGCCGCCGTGGGGGTCCATCCCCACGACGCCGCCTCCATACCCTCCTGCTCCGTGGAGGGGAAGGGCATTCCCCGGGAGCTTGCGGACCTGGCCGCGTCCCCCCGGGTGGTCGCCATAGGCGAAACGGGTCTTGACTATCATTACGACCATTCGCCCCGGGAGCAGCAGAAGGAAGCCTTCCGGGCCCACATCCGCTGGTCCCTCGAATCGGGGCTGCCCCTGGTGGTCCATGGCCGCGAGTCCTACGGGGACATAATCGCCATATTCAGGGAAGAGGGTGCCTCCAAAACCACCGGAGTCATCCACTGCTTTTCCGGCACGGAAGAGGATGCCGCCTTCTTCCTGGAGGCGGGCTACTGCCTCTCCTTCGCAGGCCCCCTGACCTTCGCCCGGAACGGAGGGCTCCGGGACCTGTTCCGCAGCCTGCCCCCGGACAGGATCCTTCTGGAGACAGACTCCCCCTGGCTGGCCCCCGTGCCGTACCGGGGAAAGACCAACGAGCCCGCCTTCGTGAAGCTGGTCTATGAAACGGCGGCGGACGTCCGCAACGTCTCCCTGGAGGACCTGGCCCGGACCGTATCCGCCAACGCGGCCCGGCTCTTCGGCTGGGGAGATCCCTGCACCGCGGTGGAGGCAGGACGATGAATTTCCCGGACACGGCCTTCAGCTTCACCCTCGACGCCGTCTGCCCCGTCACCGGGGCCCGGGCGGGAACTCTCCATACTCCCAGGGGAGACATTCAAACCCCGGTCTTCATGCCCGTGGGGACCCAGGCCACCGTGAAGGCCATGGCTCCCTTCGAACTCGAGGAGATGGGGGCGAGGATCATCCTGGCCAATACCTACCATCTCTATCTCAGGCCCGGCGCGGACATCGTCGCCGAAGGAGGAGGGCTCCACGGCTTCATGCAGTGGAAAAGGCCCATTCTCACCGACAGCGGCGGCTTCCAGGTCTTCTCCCTCTCCACCCTCAACCGGATTTCCGACGAAGGGGTCTGGTGCAGGTCTCACCACGACGGGACCCCACACGTCATGAACCCCGAGTGGTCCATGTCCGTACAGAAACAACTCGGCAGCGACATCGCCATGTGCTTCGACCAGTGCGCCCCCTGGCCCTGCTCCAGGGAGGAGGCGGAAGGGGCGGTGCGGCGCACCGCCCTCTGGGCCGCCAGGTCGAAGGAGGCCCACGCCCGGGAATGGCAGGGGGAGCGGCGGCAGGCCCTGTTCGGCATCGTCCAGGGGTCCGTCTGGGAGGACCTCAGGCTCCGCTCGGCGAAGGACATCATTCCCATGGATTTCCCCGGCTATGCCGTGGGCGGCCTCTCCGTGGGAGAACCCCACGGGGACATGTACCGCATCCTCGACAGCCTGAAGGGCGTGCTCCCCTCCGGCAAGCCCCGGTATCTCATGGGGGTCGGGCGTCCCGACAACCTGGTGGAGGGAGTGGCCCGGGGCATCGACATGTTCGACTGCGTCCTCCCCACGAGAAACGGGAGAAACGGTACCCTCTTCACCCCCTATGGTGCGGTGAACATCAAAAAAAAACAGTACGAACGGGATTTTACCCCCGTGGATCCGGAGTGCGACTGCTATGCCTGCCGGACCTTCACCAGGGCCTATATCCGCCACCTGTACCGCTCCGGGGAGATCCTCGCCTCCAGGCTGTGCAGCTGGCACAATCTCCGGTTTCTGATCCGTCTGGGCGAAGAAATGAGGAAGGCTATTCTCGAAGGCAGGTTCCCGGAATTCCGGCGGGCCTTTCTCGGCCGTTTCTCCGGAGGTGAGGCGGAGTGAGTTTTCCCCGCATTCTCGCCGTGGATCCCTGGAACCCGGACCCGAAGGCCATCGGAGAGGCTGCGGAGTTTCTCCGATGCGGCCGCCTCGTCGCCTTTCCCACGGAGACCGTCTACGGCCTCGGGGCGAACGGCCTCGACCCTGCTGCTGCGGCGAAAATCTATGCCGCCAAGGGGCGTCCCTCGGACAATCCCCTGATCCTGCATTTTTCCTCCCCCGGGGACGCAGAATCGGCCGTCCTGGTGAACGGGAGGGCCAGACGGCTCATGGAGCTGTTCTGGCCCGGTCCCCTGACACTGGTCCTTCCCTCCCGGGGAGTCGTGCCGCGGGAAGTGACGGCGGGCCTCGACACCGTTGCGGTCCGGATGCCCTCCCATCCCGTGGCCCTTGCCCTGATCGCGGCGGCGGGACTGCCGGTGGCCGCGCCGAGCGCCAACTCCAGCGGCCGGCCCAGCCCCACTGATGCCCTTGCCGTGGCCTCGGACCTGGAGGACAGGGTGGATCTCGTCCTCGACGGCGGCCCCACGTCAGTGGGACTCGAGTCCACGGTTCTCGACCTCACGGGGGAGCAGATGGTCCTTCTGCGGCCGGGAGGATGCCCGGTGGAGGAGATCGAGGGCAGGACGGGCGGACAGGTTCTCCGTTCAGGCGGCAATGTGCGCCGCTCCCCGGGAACGAGATATCGCCATTATGCCCCCTCGGTTCCGCTGATCCTGCACGACGGAGCAGGCGCGAGGGAGAAAGCCCTCGCCTTCGGGGGACGGATTGCCTGGCTCGGCATGGACGGACCGGAGATCCTCTTCGCTCCCGGCGAGACGGACGGGGAGCTATCCCTCCGGTTTTCCACGCCGGAAAATTTTGCCCGGGGACTCTTCCACGCCCTTCGGGTTCTCGAGTCGTCAGGAGCTTCGGTCATTGTCGCCCAGCGGCCCGGGAACGAGGCGGGCATCGCCCTCGCCCTCAGGGATCGCCTGGAAAGAGCGTCTTCCGGAGAGAAGAACAGCGGCTTGGAAAATTAAGGCTTGCCAAAGGCTCCGGGCCTTGCTAAAATTACCCTCGTGATTCAAGCCGGGGTGGCGGAATTGGTAGACGCGCTAGATTCAGGTTCTAGTGGGCGATAGCCTGTCGGGGTTCGAGTCCCCGCCTCGGCACCATACTGAAGAAAAAGCAGCAACCTTTTTTCTAAAGGTCGTATTATGTCCGTTGACATAATGCGACCTTTTTGTTATCTTTTCTATTTGTCAGTACTCATTTCCCACCAATCTTTTCAGGGAGGTCATACGGTTCATGGCCGAATTTGTCCCCGTCAGCAGCGAGCGCCAGAGATTGACCTTCGGACGTGCCCGGGATCTTGTCGAGATTCCCGACATGATCGAGGTGCAGCGCGACTCATACAACTGGTTCTGCCAGGAAGACGCCGCTCCGGAGGCGCGGGTTCCTCAGGGGCTGCAGGAACTGCTCCACGAAGTGTTTCCTATCGAAAGCTATGACGGCTCCTTCGCCCTCGAGTTCGTCAGGTATCTTCTCGACGAACCCTCCACCGAGGAAGAGGAATCCCGCCAGAGGGATCTCACCTGGTCGCGGCCCATCAGGGCCACAATTCGTCTGGTGAACCGGAAGACGAAAGAAATGAAGGAAGAGGAGATTTTCCTCGGCGACTTCCCCCTGATGACGGGAAGAGGCACCTTCATCATCAACGGAACGGAGCGCGTGGTGGTAAACCAGCTCGCCCGCTCCGCAGGCGTCTATTTCACCAAGGATGAACAGATTCCCGGCCAGGAAGCCTATTCCGCGAAAATCATCCCCGACAGGGGAGCATGGCTCGAATTCAGCCTGACCCCCGGGGATCTTATCTCCGTCAATATCGACAACAGGAAGAAGATTCCCGCGACCCTCCTGCTGAAAATCTTCGGCGCGTCCACAAACGAAGGCGTCCTCGACCTCTTCGATGCGAAGACGGTGCAGAAGGATGTCACCGAGGAGGACGTGAAGGGCATGCTGTCCGCCGAGTCCGTCCTCGACCAGGACGGCTCCACGGTGCTGCCCAGGAACAGGACCATCACCAAGGAACACCTGGAGAAGCTCTGGAGCATGGGCAGGACGAAGGTCCTGGTGTGGGACGCCGACACCGCCGTGGCCGCCACCCTTGAAAAGGACGGGGCCTTCAACACGGACGAGGCCATGGTTGAGCTGTTCCGCAAGCTCCGCCCCAACGAGCCCGCCCGGATCGAGAACGCCCGGGAATATGTCCACAGCCTCTTCTTCGACCCCCGCAGGTACAACCTCGGCCGCGTGGGCCGGTACAAGATGAACCGCAAGCTCGGCCTGGAGATCCCCGAGGAGGTGCGCCTTCTCACAAAGGAAGACCTGGTGAGCATCATCAGGGGGATCATCGACCTCAAGAACCCCGAGAAGACGGACGACGACATCGACCATCTCGGCAACCGGCGGGTCCGTTCCGTGGGCGAACTGCTCCAGAACCAGATCCGCATCGGCCTGCTCCGCATGGAGCGTATCGCCAAGGAGAGGATGACCACCATCCCCGACCTGGGCAACGCCATGGCCAGGGACCTGATCAACGTACGCCCCATCGCCGCCTCCCTTCGGGAATTCTTCGGATCGGGTCAGCTTTCCCAGTTCATGGACCAGACGAACCCCCTCGCCGAGGTCACCCACAGGCGGAGGCTTTCCGCCCTGGGCCCCGGGGGCCTTTCAAGGGAACGGGCCGGGTTCGAGGCCCGGGACGTCCACTATACCCATTACGGCCGGGTCTGCCCCATCGAGACGCCTGAAGGCCCCAACATCGGCCTCGTGACCTCCCTCGCCACCTATGCCCGGCTCAACGAGTACGGGTTCCTCATCACCCCGAGGCGGAAAGTGGAAAACGGCCGGGTGACCGGCGAAATCGTCTTCCTGTCCGCCGACGAGGAGGACAATGTCTTCGTGGGCATGGCCAACACCCCCGTGGATGCCGACGGCAGGATCACCGAGGAGCAGTGCTTCACCAGGTACCAGGGCAACATCGTCACGGTGCCCCGGGAGGAAGTGTCCTACCTCGACGTGTCGCCCAAGCAGATCGTCTCCGCCTCCACGGCGCTCATTCCCTTCCTGGAGCACGACGACGCCAACCGGGCCCTCATGGGCTCGAACATGCAGCGCCAGGCGGTGCCCCTCATCGCTCCCGAGGCCCCCGTGGTGGGCACGGGAGTGGAGCACCGCATCGCCAAGGATTCCGGATCCTGCGTGGTGGCAGTGAAGGACGGCGTGGTGGAGTACGTGGATTCCACCCGGATCGAGATCCGCAAGGGCGCTGAATCCCACATCTATCCCCTCGTCAAGTTCCGCCGGTCGAACCAGGGCACGGTGATCCACCAGAAGCCCATCGTCCGCAAGGGAGAAAGCATCGCCAAGGGCCAGATCATCGCCGACGGACAGGCCTCCGAGGGAGGAGAGCTCGCCCTCGGAAGGAATGTGATCGTCGCCTTCATGCCCTGGGAGGGCTTCAACTTCGAGGACGCCATCCTGCTCAGCGAACGGCTTGTCAAGGAGGACTTCTACTCCTCCATCCACATAGAGGAATACGAGATCGAAGCCCGGGACACGAAGCTCGGCCCCGAGGAGATCACCAGAGACATCCCCAACGTGGGCGAGGACATGCTGAAGAACCTCGACGAGGACGGCATCGTCCGCGTGGGTGCGGAGGTCAACGCCGGCGATATCCTCGTCGGAAAGGTCACCCCCAAGGGAGAGTCCGACCAGACGCCGGAAGAGAAGCTCCTTCGGGCCATCTTCGGAGAGAAGGCCCGGGAAGTCCGGGATACGTCTCTCAAGGTGCCCCACGGAGCACGGGGAAAAATCGTGGCGGTCAAGCAGATGACCAGGGCCGACAGCCCCGACGCCCTCAGCCCGGGCGTCAACAAGGTGGTCAAGATCTACGTCGCCCAGCTCCGCAAAATCACCGTGGGAGACAAGATGGCCGGACGGCACGGAAACAAGGGCGTCGTCTCCAGGATCCTCCCCGCGGAGGACATGCCCTACCTCCCCGACGGCACACCCGTGGACGTGGTCCTCAATCCCCTCGGCGTTCCCAGCCGCATGAACCTGGGGCAGGTGCTCGAGACCATCATGGGCTTCGTGGCCTTCCAGAACGGCTGGAAGGTGGCCACTCCGGTCTTCGAGGGGGCGAAGGAGCACGAAATTTTCGAGCTGCTGGAGCAGCTCAGCAAGGATAAATATCCCGAACTCACCTCCGACGGCATGATTACCCTGTACGACGGCCGGACGGGAGACGCCTTCGAAAAGAAGGTCACCGTGGGCTGCATGTACATGCTCAAGCTTATCCACCTCGTGGACGACAAGATCCATGCCCGGTCCATCGGCCCGTACAGCCTCATCACCCAGCAGCCCCTGGGCGGAAAGGCCCAGTTCGGCGGCCAGAGGTTCGGAGAAATGGAAGTCTGGGCCCTGGAAGGGTACGGCGCTGCGAACATCCTCCAGGAAATGCTCACCGTGAAGTCCGACGACATCCGGGGAAGGCTCAAGACCTACGAGAGGATCGTCAAGGGGCAGAACCTCACCAAGCCCGGCGTACCGGAGAGCTTCCGGGTTCTCGTAAAGGAACTCCAGGGACTCGGACTCGACGTGGAAGTGAAGTACAGCGACGGCCAGATAGGTGAACTGCTCATGGACGACGACGAGGACGAGGTACCCGTCGGACGGTATTCCGGCCCCAGGGAGCGCCCTGTCTTCGAGGAGAAGGAACCCGAGGAAAAGGAAAAGAGCGACTCCGTTTTCGGAGAGGAAGAAATGGAAGAGATCGTTCCCGAGGAAATGCTCTTCGGCGAAGAGCTTCCTGAAGGTATGTCCATAGAAGAAGGGGATGAAAACTGATGGCCCGAAGGGAAATACTCGGGGTGCGGGTCAAGCTCGCAAGCCCGGAAAGAATACGGGAACTCTCCAGCGGAGAGGTGAAGAAGCCCGAGACCATCAATTACCGGACCCTCCGGCCTGAAAAGGACGGACTCTTCTGCGAGCGCATCTTCGGCCCCACCAAGAGCTACGAGTGCGCCTGCGGAAAATACAAGCGCAGCGGCCCCAAGTTCAAGGGGATCATCTGCGACCGCTGCGGCGTGGAAGTCACGGACAACAGGGTCCGCCGGGAGCGCATGGGCCATATTGAGCTCGCCGCGCCGGTGGTGCACATCTGGTACCTCCGGGGCATCCCAAGCAGGCTCAGCCTGCTGCTGGGCTGCACCACCAAGGACCTTGAGAAGGTGGTCTACTTCGCCCCCACCCGCCAGCGGGAAGCCGCCTACAAGGTGGTCATGGAAGGGCGGCGGATCGACCTTGCCCGGAAAAACGACGTGCTCTCCGAGAGCGAGGTCCGGATCCACAGCCACTACGATCCCAAGTTCAAGGCCGAGGAGGCCTTCCGGATCGTCACCGTGGACGACGTACCCGTGAACGAGAACGACCTTCTCTCCGCGGGGCAGGTCTCCCGGTTCAAGACGGAGTACGGCGACGAGAGCTTCAAGGTGGAGACCGCCTTCTCCCTCGTCACCATACCCGACGATCCCTCCTGCGCAGAGGGCGCGGTCATATCGGCCACCGACCTCGAGCGCCTCCGGAAGCGACACGGCGACACCTTTGAAGTGGAGCGGGCCATGGCCGGAAACCAGGAGGCCTTCGTGGTCACCGCCGCAGTCCACCTTCCCTTTGAAAAGGGCGACGTCCTCTCCGAGAGCGAGTTCCGGCTCTACAGCCAGAAATTCCCCGGGAGGTTCACCGCCCAGCAGGAAGTCATCACCGTGGAGGACCCGTGCTACGTGGTCATCGAGGAGGGCATCTCCCCCTTCGCACCGGCGGACATCATCCTCGAAAGAGAGTATGACCTCTGCGCCGCCTACGACAAGAAATTCCGGGCGGGCATCGGAGCCGAGGGAGTCCAGGCCCTGCTGGAGCAGATCGATCTCGACCAGCTCGGCGCGGCCCTCAGGGAAGAAGTCTCCGAGAGCACCGGGCAGAAGAAGCGCAAGCTCATCAAGAGGCTCCAGGTGGCGGAGGACTTCCGGAAGAGCAAATCCACGGCCAAGTCCATGATCCTCGAAGTGCTGCCGGTCATCCCGCCCGACCTGCGCCCCATGGTGCAGCTCGACGGCGGCCGGTTCGCCACGTCGGACCTCAACGACCTGTACCGGAGGGTCATCAACCGGAACAACCGGCTGAAGAAGCTCCAGGAGCTCAAGGCTCCGGAGATCATCATCCGGAACGAAAAGCGCATGCTCCAGGAAGCCGTTGACGCCCTCATCGACAACGGCCGCATGGGCAAGGCCGTGCTGGGCGCCGGAAACCGTCCCCTCAAGAGCCTTACCGACCTGCTCAGGGGAAAGAAGGGCCGGTTCCGCCAGAACCTCCTCGGCAAGAGGGTGGACTATTCCGGCCGTTCCGTCATCGTCATCGGCCCCCAGCTCAAGATCTACCAGTGCGGCCTGCCGAAGCAGATGGCACTGGAGCTCTTCAAGCCCTTCGTCATCCGCCAGCTCGTGGAGCGGGGCCTCGCCCCCAACGTGAAGAGCGCCAAGCGGATCATCGAGCGGGGCCGGGAAGAGATCTGGGGCATCCTCGAGGAGATCATCAAGGACCATCCCGTTATGCTGAACCGGGCTCCCACGCTCCACAGACTCGGCATCCAGGCCTTTGAGCCCGTGCTCATGGAGGGCAAGGCCATCCGGCTGCACCCCATGGTGTGCACCGCCTTCAACGCCGACTTCGACGGAGACCAGATGGCCGTCCACGTGCCCCTGTCCATCGAGGCCCAGGCGGAAGCCCGGCTGCTCATGCTCTCGGCGAACAACCTGCTCTCCCCGGCGAGCGGCCGTCCCGTCATGACGCCCACCCAGGACATCGTGCTCGGCATCTACTACCTCACCGACATGAAGGACGGAGTGGAAGGCGAAGAACTGCCCCACTTCTCCAGCCTGGACGACGCCCTCGTGGCGTTCAACCACGGCGTGGTCAGGGTGGACAGCAGAATAAAACTGATGAACGACCCCGATTGGGGCGGCGGGGAAAAATGGATCGAGACGTCCCCCGGACGGGTCATTTTCAACAGTATCCTCCCCCGGGGGCTGCGGTTCGTCAACCGCCAGCTCGGGAAGAAGGACCTCGGCATCATCCTCGACCGGGCCTACGACATGGTGGACCGGGTGGCCATGGTGAAGATGCTCGACGACATCAAGATGCTGGGCTACCGGTGGGCCACCCGGAGCGGCATCAGCTTCGGCGTTCAGTCCATCATCATCCCGCCGGAGAAGATGGAGC is a window from the Aminivibrio pyruvatiphilus genome containing:
- the rpoB gene encoding DNA-directed RNA polymerase subunit beta, with amino-acid sequence MAEFVPVSSERQRLTFGRARDLVEIPDMIEVQRDSYNWFCQEDAAPEARVPQGLQELLHEVFPIESYDGSFALEFVRYLLDEPSTEEEESRQRDLTWSRPIRATIRLVNRKTKEMKEEEIFLGDFPLMTGRGTFIINGTERVVVNQLARSAGVYFTKDEQIPGQEAYSAKIIPDRGAWLEFSLTPGDLISVNIDNRKKIPATLLLKIFGASTNEGVLDLFDAKTVQKDVTEEDVKGMLSAESVLDQDGSTVLPRNRTITKEHLEKLWSMGRTKVLVWDADTAVAATLEKDGAFNTDEAMVELFRKLRPNEPARIENAREYVHSLFFDPRRYNLGRVGRYKMNRKLGLEIPEEVRLLTKEDLVSIIRGIIDLKNPEKTDDDIDHLGNRRVRSVGELLQNQIRIGLLRMERIAKERMTTIPDLGNAMARDLINVRPIAASLREFFGSGQLSQFMDQTNPLAEVTHRRRLSALGPGGLSRERAGFEARDVHYTHYGRVCPIETPEGPNIGLVTSLATYARLNEYGFLITPRRKVENGRVTGEIVFLSADEEDNVFVGMANTPVDADGRITEEQCFTRYQGNIVTVPREEVSYLDVSPKQIVSASTALIPFLEHDDANRALMGSNMQRQAVPLIAPEAPVVGTGVEHRIAKDSGSCVVAVKDGVVEYVDSTRIEIRKGAESHIYPLVKFRRSNQGTVIHQKPIVRKGESIAKGQIIADGQASEGGELALGRNVIVAFMPWEGFNFEDAILLSERLVKEDFYSSIHIEEYEIEARDTKLGPEEITRDIPNVGEDMLKNLDEDGIVRVGAEVNAGDILVGKVTPKGESDQTPEEKLLRAIFGEKAREVRDTSLKVPHGARGKIVAVKQMTRADSPDALSPGVNKVVKIYVAQLRKITVGDKMAGRHGNKGVVSRILPAEDMPYLPDGTPVDVVLNPLGVPSRMNLGQVLETIMGFVAFQNGWKVATPVFEGAKEHEIFELLEQLSKDKYPELTSDGMITLYDGRTGDAFEKKVTVGCMYMLKLIHLVDDKIHARSIGPYSLITQQPLGGKAQFGGQRFGEMEVWALEGYGAANILQEMLTVKSDDIRGRLKTYERIVKGQNLTKPGVPESFRVLVKELQGLGLDVEVKYSDGQIGELLMDDDEDEVPVGRYSGPRERPVFEEKEPEEKEKSDSVFGEEEMEEIVPEEMLFGEELPEGMSIEEGDEN